In Phacochoerus africanus isolate WHEZ1 chromosome 14, ROS_Pafr_v1, whole genome shotgun sequence, one genomic interval encodes:
- the WDR81 gene encoding WD repeat-containing protein 81 isoform X1, whose translation MALGNRGREVALTTEAEGWSPALSPDMEELLRSVERDLNIDARQLAPAPGGTHVVALVPARWLASLRERRLPLGPCPRAEGLGEAEVRTLLQRSVQRLPPGWTRVEVHGLRKRRLSYPLGGLPFEEGSCSPETLTRFMQDVAAQNYRNLWRHAYHTYGQPYSHIPAPSAVPALDSVRQALQRVYGCPFLPVGETTQCPSYARDGPCPPRGCPASPSLLRAEALLESPGMLYVVHPYVQFSLHDVVTFSPAKLTNSQAKVLFILFRVLRAMDACHRQGLSCGPLSLHHIAVDEKLCSELRLDLRAYERPKEDENEESPVARNGVGAEPGEEGGRGPGCPTCQEELRGLVLDWVHGRISNFHYLMQLNRLAGRRQGDPNYHPVLPWVVDFTTPHGRFRDLRKSKFRLNKGDKQLDFTYEMTRQAFVAGGAGGGEPPHVPHHISDVLSDITYYVYKARRTPRSVLCGHVRAQWEPHEYPASMERMQSWTPDECIPEFYTDPSIFCSIHPDMPDLDVPAWCSSSQEFVAAHRALLESREVSQDLHHWIDLTFGYKLQGKEAVKEKNVCLHLVDAHTHLTNYGVVQLFDQPHPQRLAGAPALAPEPPLIPRLLFQTIQESTGREDLPGQLANGMGRPVLEATPCEAGWARDRPAVGEDDLEQATEALDSISLAGKAGDQLGPSSSPSSSSSQAPAGLLSFSGASASRPGRRNKAAGADPGEGEEGRVLLPEGFNPVQALEELEKLGNFLTKGLGGRLEVPEQPQVQPTAQLRDLFHRDMQALGVLLAEMVFATRVRTLQPDAPLWVRFKAVRGLCRRYLKEVPVSLQPVLDMLLQLSGPESPVVAGRGRLDPLFEYRPISQGLPPPCPAQLLSPLSSVVPFPPYFPALHKFILLYQAKRVEDEAQGRELVFALWQQLGAVLSDITPEGLEILLPFVLSLMSEEHTAVYTAWYLFEPVAKALGPKNANKYLLKPLIGAYESPCRLHGRFYLYTDCFVAQLIVRLGLQAFLVHLLPHILQVLAGVEASQEESKGLVGAAEDEESGLPGAGPSSCAFGEEMQMDGEPAASSGLGLPDYTSGVSFHDQADLPETEDFQAGLYVAESPQPQEAEAVSLGRLSDKSSTSETSLGEERVADEGGAPVDKSSLRSGDSSQDLKQSEGSEEEEEEEDGCVVLEEGEEEQDEVPEAAELTLSDTVLSMDSVVAGGSGADDGEEEEEPLTEQSEGKEQKILLDTACKMVRWLSAKLGPTVASRHVARNLLRLLTSCYVGPTRQQFTASNGESPPLSAGNIYQKRPVLGDIVSGPVLSCLLHVAHLYGEPVLTYQYLPYISYLVAPGSTSGPSRLNSRKEAGLLAAVTLTQSIIVYLSDTTLMDILPRISHEVLLPVLSFLTSLITGFPSGAQARTVLCVKTISLIALICLRIGQEMVQQHLSEPVATFFQVFSCLHDLQHQDRKLEPMGRSEGQLPEVAFSDGQLRLVDPTVLDELQKVFTLEMAYTIYVPFSCLLGDIIRKIIPNHELVGQLAGLYLESISPSSRSPASLEPTAPSTGPEWDPQGGSCPQDDGHSGTFGSVLVGNRIQIPGDSQPESPGPLGPISGVGGGGVGSLSEDNALKRELPRSAHGLSGNWLAYWQYEIGVSQQDAHFRFHQIRLQSFPGHSGAIKCVVPLSSEDFFLSGSKDRTVRLWPLYNSGDGTRETAPRLVYTQHRKSVFFVGQLEAPQCVVSCDGAVHIWDPFTGKTLRTVEPSDSRVPLTAVAVMPAPYTSITMASSDSTLRFVDCRKPGLQHEFRLSGGLNPGLVRSLAVSPSGRSVVAGFSSGFMVLLDTRTGLVLRGWPAHEGDILQIKAVEGSLLVSSSSDHSLTVWKELEPKPTHHYKSASDPIHTFDLYGSEVVTGTVANKIGVCSLLEPPSQATTKLSSENFRGTLTSLALLPTKRHLLLGSDNGVIRLLA comes from the exons ATGGCCCTGGGGAACAGGGGGCGGGAAGTCGCTCTTACCACCGAAGCCGAGGGCTGGTCACCGGCCCTGAGCCCCGACATGGAGGAACTGCTCCGAAGCGTGGAGAGGGACCTGAACATCGATGCCCGGCAGCTGGCTCCAGCCCCAGGGGGCACCCACGTGGTGGCCCTAGTGCCCGCGCGCTGGCTGGCCAGCCTCCGCGAGCGCCGGCTGCCCCTGGGACCCTGTCCCCGCGCAGAAGGCCTGGGCGAAGCGGAAGTGAGGACTCTTCTGCAGCGCTCCGTGCAGAGGCTGCCCCCCGGCTGGACCCGAGTGGAGGTGCATGGGCTGCGGAAACGGAGGCTCTCCTACCCGCTGGGCGGCCTGCCTTTTGAGGAGGGGTCCTGCAGCCCAGAGACCCTCACTCGCTTCATGCAGGATGTGGCTGCCCAGAATTATCGCAACCTGTGGCGCCACGCATATCATACTTATGGGCAGCCCTATAGTCATATTCCTGCCCCCTcagctgtccctgccctggaCTCAGTACGACAAGCTCTGCAGAGGGTCTATGGTTGCCCCTTCCTGCCGGTGGGTGAAACTACCCAATGCCCATCATATGCCAGAGATGGTCCCTGTCCCCCACGGGGCTGTCCGGCCTCTCCCAGTCTTCTGAGAGCTGAGGCTTTGCTGGAGTCCCCAGGGATGCTCTACGTGGTGCACCCTTATGTGCAGTTCTCCCTGCATGACGTGGTCACCTTCAGCCCTGCCAAGCTGACCAACAGCCAAGCCAAGGTGCTCTTCATTCTCTTCCGTGTACTGAGGGCCATGGATGCTTGTCATCGCCAGGGACTGTCCTGCGGGCCCCTGTCTTTGCACCACATCGCTGTGGATGAGAAGCTCTGCAGTGAGCTCCGGCTGGACCTGCGTGCTTATGAGAGGCCCAAGGAGGATGAAAATGAGGAGAGCCCTGTGGCAAGGAACGGGGTGGGCGCGGagcctggagaggagggaggacgGGGACCTGGGTGTCCCACCTGCCAGGAGGAACTTAGGGGCCTTGTGCTAGACTGGGTGCATGGCCGCATCAGCAACTTCCACTACCTCATGCAGCTGAATCGGTTGGCAGGTCGGCGGCAGGGGGATCCCAATTACCACCCAGTGCTGCCCTGGGTGGTGGACTTCACCACGCCCCACGGGCGCTTCAGAGACCTGCGCAAGTCTAAGTTCCGCCTCAACAAGGGGGATAAGCAGCTGGACTTCACGTATGAGATGACGCGGCAGGCGTTTGTGGCcggcggggcgggcggcggggaGCCCCCTCACGTTCCTCACCACATCTCCGACGTGCTTTCGGACATCACGTACTACGTGTACAAGGCTCGGCGCACACCCCGGTCGGTGCTCTGTGGACACGTGCGGGCGCAGTGGGAGCCCCATGAATATCCCGCCAGCATGGAGCGGATGCAGAGCTGGACCCCGGATGAGTGCATCCCCGAGTTCTACACCGATCCCTCCATCTTCTGCTCCATCCACCCCGACATGCCTGACCTGGACGTGCCAGCCTGGTGCAGCTCCAGCCAGGAGTTCGTGGCTGCCCACCGGGCACTGCTGGAGAGCCGAGAGGTGTCCCAGGACCTGCACCACTGGATCGACCTCACCTTTGGCTACAAGCTTCAGGGCAAGGAAGCCGTGAAGGAGAAGAACGTGTGTCTGCACCTGGTGGACGCCCACACGCACCTGACCAACTACGGCGTGGTACAGCTCTTCgatcagccccacccccagcgccTGGCCGgggcccctgccctggcccctgaACCTCCACTCATCCCCAGGCTGTTGTTCCAGACCATCCAGGAGAGCACAGGCCGGGAGGACCTCCCTGGACAGCTTGCGAATGGAATGGGCAGGCCAGTCTTGGAGGCCACTCCCTGTGAGGCTGGCTGGGCCCGGGACAGGCCCGCGGTGGGGGAGGATGACTTGGAGCAGGCCACAGAAGCTCTGGATTCCATCTCCCTCGCTGGGAAAGCAGGTGACCAGCTGGGCCCCTCTTCCAGCCCGTCCTCCTCCTCCAGTCAAGCTCCCGCCGGCCTCCTGTCTTTCTCAGGGGCATCAGCCTCTCGACCAGGCCGCAGGAACAAAGCTGCTGGGGCAGACCctggggagggtgaggagggcaggGTTCTTCTTCCAGAGGGCTTCAATCCTGTGCAGGCTCTGGAAGAGCTGGAGAAACTAGGCAACTTCCTGACCAAGGGCCTAGGGGGCCGCTTGGAGGTGCCAgagcagccccaggtccagcccACGGCGCAGCTGCGGGACCTCTTTCATCGGGATATGCAGGCGCTGGGTGTCCTGTTGGCTGAGATGGTGTTTGCCACCAGGGTCCGGACACTGCAGCCGGACGCGCCCTTGTGGGTACGCTTCAAGGCGGTTCGAGGGCTCTGCAGGCGCTATCTCAAGGAGGTccctgtgtctctgcagcccGTGCTGGACATGCTCCTGCAGCTGAGTGGCCCTGAAAGCCCCGTGGTtgcagggaggggcaggctggACCCGCTGTTTGAGTACAGGCCCATCTCCCAGGGGTTGCCCCCACCGTGCCCGGCCCAGCTCCTCAGCCCCTTGAGCTCCGTGGTTCCCTTCCCTCCGTACTTCCCGGCGCTGCACAAGTTCATCCTCCTGTACCAGGCAAAGCGCGTGGAGGACGAGGCCCAGGGGCGGGAACTGGTCTTTGCTCTGTGGCAGCAACTGGGTGCCGTTCTGAGTGACATCACCCCCGAGGGCCTGGAGATCCTGCTGCCTTTCGTGCTGTCACTCATGTCTGAGGAGCACACGGCCGTGTATACCGCCTGGTACCTATTTGAGCCTGTTGCCAAGGCCCTGGGCCCCAAAAATGCTAATAAGTACCTACTGAAGCCTCTCATTGGTGCCTACGAGAGCCCCTGCCGGCTCCATGGCCGCTTCTACCTGTACACCGACTGCTTCGTGGCCCAGCTGATCGTGCGGCTGGGCCTGCAGGCCTTTCTGGTCCACCTGCTGCCCCACATCCTGCAGGTGCTGGCTGGTGTGGAGGCCTCCCAGGAGGAAAGCAAGGGGCTGGTGGGGGCTGCTGAGGATGAGGAGAGCGGGCTCCCGGGGGCCGGGCCCAGTTCCTGCGCCTTTGGGGAGGAGATGCAGATGGATGGGGAGCCCGCTGCCTCCTCGGGCCTGGGGCTCCCGGACTACACGTCTGGTGTCAGCTTCCATGACCAGGCCGACCTCCCTGAGACAGAGGACTTCCAGGCCGGGCTCTACGTGGCTGAGTCTCCTCAGCCCCAGGAGGCCGAGGCTGTGAGCCTGGGCCGGCTGAGCGACAAGAGCAGCACCAGTGAGACGTCCCTGGGTGAGGAGCGGGTGGCCGACGAAGGCGGCGCCCCAGTGGACAAGAGCAGCCTCAGGTCAGGCGACAGCAGCCAGGACTTGAAGCAAAGCGAGGGCtccgaggaggaagaggaggaggaggatggctgTGTGGtgttggaggagggggaggaggagcaagACGAGGTCCCCGAGGCGGCTGAGCTCACGCTCTCGGACACGGTGCTGTCCATGGATTCGGTTGTGGCCGGTGGCAGCGGGGCCGACGacggggaggaagaagaggagccaCTGACGGAGCAGTCGGAGGGCAAAGAACAGAAGATCCTTCTTG ATACAGCCTGCAAGATGGTCCGCTGGCTGTCCGCCAAGCTTGGTCCAACAGTGGCCTCTCGCCATGTGGCCCGGAACCTGCTCCGCCTGCTGACGTCGTGTTATGTTG GGCCCACCCGGCAGCAGTTCACGGCGAGCAATGGCGAGAGCCCCCCGCTGAGTGCTGGCAACATCTACCAGAAGAGACCCGTCCTGGGGGATATAGTGTCGGGACCCGTGCTCAGCTGCCTCCTCCACGTCGCCCACCTGTACGGGGAGCCCGTCCTCACCTACCAGTACCTGCCCTACATCAGCTACCTG GTGGCCCCGGGCAGCACCTCAGGCCCCAGTCGACTGAACAGCCGCAAGGAGGCGGGGCTGCTGGCCGCGGTGACACTGACCCAGAGCATCATCGTGTACCTGTCAGATACGACGCTCATGGACATCCTGCCCCGGAtcagccatgaggtcctgctgcccGTGCTCAGCTTCCTCACGTCCCTCATCACGGG GTTCCCAAGCGGAGCCCAGGCCCGGACTGTCCTGTGTGTGAAAACCATCAGCCTCATCGCCCTCATCTGCCTGCGCATCGGCCAGGAAATGGTCCAGCAGCACCTGAGTGAGCCTGTGGCCACCTTCTTTCAAGTCTTCTCTTGTCTGCATGATCTTCAGCACCAG GATCGGAAGCTGGAGCCCATGGGCCGCAGTGAGGGCCAGCTGCCGGAGGTGGCCTTCTCTGACGGGCAGCTGCGGCTGGTGGACCCCACCGTGCTGGacgagctgcagaaggtgttcacCTTGGAGATGGCATACACAATCTACGTGCCCTTCTCCTGCCTGTTGG GTGATATCATCCGGAAAATCATCCCCAACCACGAGCTGGTGGGGCAGCTGGCAGGGCTGTACCTGGAGAGCATCAGCCCAAGCAGTCGCAGCCCTGCCAGCCTGGAGCCCACCGCGCCCAGCACCGGCCCTGAGTGGGACCCCCAGGGAGGGAGCTGCCCCCAGGATGACGGCCACTCGGGGACCTTTGGGAGTGTCCTGGTCGGGAACCGAATCCAGATCCCCGGCGACTCCCAGCCTGAGAGCCCTGGCCCGCTGGGCCCCATCTccggggtgggtggtgggggcgTCGGCAGCCTGAGCGAGGACAACGCGCTGAAGCGGGAGCTGCCGCGGAGCGCCCACGGGCTGAGCGGGAACTGGCTGGCCTACTGGCAGTACGAGATTGGCGTCAGCCAGCAGGATGCCCACTTCCGCTTCCACCAGATCCGCCTGCAGAGCTTCCCAGGCCACTCAGGGGCCATCAAGTGCGTGGTGCCCCTGAGCAGCGAGGACTTTTTTCTTAGTGGCAGCAAGGATCGCACTGTGCGCCTCTGGCCACTCTACAACTCCGGGGACGGCACCCGGGAGACAGCCCCGCGCCTCGTCTACACCCAGCACCGCAAGAGCGTCTTCTTCGTGGGCCAGCTCGAGGCCCCGCAGTGTGTGGTGAGCTGTGACGGGGCTGTGCACATCTGGGACCCCTTCACAG GGAAGACCCTTCGCACGGTGGAGCCGTCGGACAGCCGGGTGCCCCTgactgctgtggctgtcatgcCCGCCCCCTACACCAGCATCACCATGgccagctctgactcgaccctgCGCTTTGTGGACTGCAGGAAGCCTGGCCTGCAG CATGAGTTCCGCCTGAGCGGCGGGCTGAACCCTGGTCTGGTTCGCTCCCTGGCTGTCAGCCCCAGCGGCCGGAGTGTCGTGGCCGGCTTCTCCTCGGGCTTCATGGTGCTCCTGGACACCCGTACAGGCCTGGTTCTGCGGGGCTGGCCTGCCCATGAAGGAGACATCCTGCAGATCAAG GCGGTGGAGGGCAGCCTCCTGGTCAGCTCCTCCTCCGACCACTCCTTGACCGTCTGGAAGGAGCTGGAGCCGAAGCCCACGCATCACTACAAGTCCGCCTCTGATCCCATCCACACCTTCGACTTGTATGGCAGCGAGGTGGTGACGGGCACCGTGGCCAACAAGATCGGTGTCTGCTCCTTGCTTGAGCCGCCTTCCCAGGCCACCACCAAGCTCAGCTCCGAGAACTTCCGCGGCACGCTCACCAGCCTGGCCTTGCTGCCCACCAAACGCCACCTCCTGCTGGGCTCAGACAACGGGGTCATCCGCCTCCTGGCGTAG
- the WDR81 gene encoding WD repeat-containing protein 81 isoform X3, whose translation MALGNRGREVALTTEAEGWSPALSPDMEELLRSVERDLNIDARQLAPAPGGTHVVALVPARWLASLRERRLPLGPCPRAEGLGEAEVRTLLQRSVQRLPPGWTRVEVHGLRKRRLSYPLGGLPFEEGSCSPETLTRFMQDVAAQNYRNLWRHAYHTYGQPYSHIPAPSAVPALDSVRQALQRVYGCPFLPVGETTQCPSYARDGPCPPRGCPASPSLLRAEALLESPGMLYVVHPYVQFSLHDVVTFSPAKLTNSQAKVLFILFRVLRAMDACHRQGLSCGPLSLHHIAVDEKLCSELRLDLRAYERPKEDENEESPVARNGVGAEPGEEGGRGPGCPTCQEELRGLVLDWVHGRISNFHYLMQLNRLAGRRQGDPNYHPVLPWVVDFTTPHGRFRDLRKSKFRLNKGDKQLDFTYEMTRQAFVAGGAGGGEPPHVPHHISDVLSDITYYVYKARRTPRSVLCGHVRAQWEPHEYPASMERMQSWTPDECIPEFYTDPSIFCSIHPDMPDLDVPAWCSSSQEFVAAHRALLESREVSQDLHHWIDLTFGYKLQGKEAVKEKNVCLHLVDAHTHLTNYGVVQLFDQPHPQRLAGAPALAPEPPLIPRLLFQTIQESTGREDLPGQLANGMGRPVLEATPCEAGWARDRPAVGEDDLEQATEALDSISLAGKAGDQLGPSSSPSSSSSQAPAGLLSFSGASASRPGRRNKAAGADPGEGEEGRVLLPEGFNPVQALEELEKLGNFLTKGLGGRLEVPEQPQVQPTAQLRDLFHRDMQALGVLLAEMVFATRVRTLQPDAPLWVRFKAVRGLCRRYLKEVPVSLQPVLDMLLQLSGPESPVVAGRGRLDPLFEYRPISQGLPPPCPAQLLSPLSSVVPFPPYFPALHKFILLYQAKRVEDEAQGRELVFALWQQLGAVLSDITPEGLEILLPFVLSLMSEEHTAVYTAWYLFEPVAKALGPKNANKYLLKPLIGAYESPCRLHGRFYLYTDCFVAQLIVRLGLQAFLVHLLPHILQVLAGVEASQEESKGLVGAAEDEESGLPGAGPSSCAFGEEMQMDGEPAASSGLGLPDYTSGVSFHDQADLPETEDFQAGLYVAESPQPQEAEAVSLGRLSDKSSTSETSLGEERVADEGGAPVDKSSLRSGDSSQDLKQSEGSEEEEEEEDGCVVLEEGEEEQDEVPEAAELTLSDTVLSMDSVVAGGSGADDGEEEEEPLTEQSEGKEQKILLDTACKMVRWLSAKLGPTVASRHVARNLLRLLTSCYVGPTRQQFTASNGESPPLSAGNIYQKRPVLGDIVSGPVLSCLLHVAHLYGEPVLTYQYLPYISYLVAPGSTSGPSRLNSRKEAGLLAAVTLTQSIIVYLSDTTLMDILPRISHEVLLPVLSFLTSLITGFPSGAQARTVLCVKTISLIALICLRIGQEMVQQHLSEPVATFFQVFSCLHDLQHQDRKLEPMGRSEGQLPEVAFSDGQLRLVDPTVLDELQKVISSGKSSPTTSWWGSWQGCTWRASAQAVAALPAWSPPRPAPALSGTPREGAAPRMTATRGPLGVSWSGTESRSPATPSLRALARWAPSPGWVVGASAA comes from the exons ATGGCCCTGGGGAACAGGGGGCGGGAAGTCGCTCTTACCACCGAAGCCGAGGGCTGGTCACCGGCCCTGAGCCCCGACATGGAGGAACTGCTCCGAAGCGTGGAGAGGGACCTGAACATCGATGCCCGGCAGCTGGCTCCAGCCCCAGGGGGCACCCACGTGGTGGCCCTAGTGCCCGCGCGCTGGCTGGCCAGCCTCCGCGAGCGCCGGCTGCCCCTGGGACCCTGTCCCCGCGCAGAAGGCCTGGGCGAAGCGGAAGTGAGGACTCTTCTGCAGCGCTCCGTGCAGAGGCTGCCCCCCGGCTGGACCCGAGTGGAGGTGCATGGGCTGCGGAAACGGAGGCTCTCCTACCCGCTGGGCGGCCTGCCTTTTGAGGAGGGGTCCTGCAGCCCAGAGACCCTCACTCGCTTCATGCAGGATGTGGCTGCCCAGAATTATCGCAACCTGTGGCGCCACGCATATCATACTTATGGGCAGCCCTATAGTCATATTCCTGCCCCCTcagctgtccctgccctggaCTCAGTACGACAAGCTCTGCAGAGGGTCTATGGTTGCCCCTTCCTGCCGGTGGGTGAAACTACCCAATGCCCATCATATGCCAGAGATGGTCCCTGTCCCCCACGGGGCTGTCCGGCCTCTCCCAGTCTTCTGAGAGCTGAGGCTTTGCTGGAGTCCCCAGGGATGCTCTACGTGGTGCACCCTTATGTGCAGTTCTCCCTGCATGACGTGGTCACCTTCAGCCCTGCCAAGCTGACCAACAGCCAAGCCAAGGTGCTCTTCATTCTCTTCCGTGTACTGAGGGCCATGGATGCTTGTCATCGCCAGGGACTGTCCTGCGGGCCCCTGTCTTTGCACCACATCGCTGTGGATGAGAAGCTCTGCAGTGAGCTCCGGCTGGACCTGCGTGCTTATGAGAGGCCCAAGGAGGATGAAAATGAGGAGAGCCCTGTGGCAAGGAACGGGGTGGGCGCGGagcctggagaggagggaggacgGGGACCTGGGTGTCCCACCTGCCAGGAGGAACTTAGGGGCCTTGTGCTAGACTGGGTGCATGGCCGCATCAGCAACTTCCACTACCTCATGCAGCTGAATCGGTTGGCAGGTCGGCGGCAGGGGGATCCCAATTACCACCCAGTGCTGCCCTGGGTGGTGGACTTCACCACGCCCCACGGGCGCTTCAGAGACCTGCGCAAGTCTAAGTTCCGCCTCAACAAGGGGGATAAGCAGCTGGACTTCACGTATGAGATGACGCGGCAGGCGTTTGTGGCcggcggggcgggcggcggggaGCCCCCTCACGTTCCTCACCACATCTCCGACGTGCTTTCGGACATCACGTACTACGTGTACAAGGCTCGGCGCACACCCCGGTCGGTGCTCTGTGGACACGTGCGGGCGCAGTGGGAGCCCCATGAATATCCCGCCAGCATGGAGCGGATGCAGAGCTGGACCCCGGATGAGTGCATCCCCGAGTTCTACACCGATCCCTCCATCTTCTGCTCCATCCACCCCGACATGCCTGACCTGGACGTGCCAGCCTGGTGCAGCTCCAGCCAGGAGTTCGTGGCTGCCCACCGGGCACTGCTGGAGAGCCGAGAGGTGTCCCAGGACCTGCACCACTGGATCGACCTCACCTTTGGCTACAAGCTTCAGGGCAAGGAAGCCGTGAAGGAGAAGAACGTGTGTCTGCACCTGGTGGACGCCCACACGCACCTGACCAACTACGGCGTGGTACAGCTCTTCgatcagccccacccccagcgccTGGCCGgggcccctgccctggcccctgaACCTCCACTCATCCCCAGGCTGTTGTTCCAGACCATCCAGGAGAGCACAGGCCGGGAGGACCTCCCTGGACAGCTTGCGAATGGAATGGGCAGGCCAGTCTTGGAGGCCACTCCCTGTGAGGCTGGCTGGGCCCGGGACAGGCCCGCGGTGGGGGAGGATGACTTGGAGCAGGCCACAGAAGCTCTGGATTCCATCTCCCTCGCTGGGAAAGCAGGTGACCAGCTGGGCCCCTCTTCCAGCCCGTCCTCCTCCTCCAGTCAAGCTCCCGCCGGCCTCCTGTCTTTCTCAGGGGCATCAGCCTCTCGACCAGGCCGCAGGAACAAAGCTGCTGGGGCAGACCctggggagggtgaggagggcaggGTTCTTCTTCCAGAGGGCTTCAATCCTGTGCAGGCTCTGGAAGAGCTGGAGAAACTAGGCAACTTCCTGACCAAGGGCCTAGGGGGCCGCTTGGAGGTGCCAgagcagccccaggtccagcccACGGCGCAGCTGCGGGACCTCTTTCATCGGGATATGCAGGCGCTGGGTGTCCTGTTGGCTGAGATGGTGTTTGCCACCAGGGTCCGGACACTGCAGCCGGACGCGCCCTTGTGGGTACGCTTCAAGGCGGTTCGAGGGCTCTGCAGGCGCTATCTCAAGGAGGTccctgtgtctctgcagcccGTGCTGGACATGCTCCTGCAGCTGAGTGGCCCTGAAAGCCCCGTGGTtgcagggaggggcaggctggACCCGCTGTTTGAGTACAGGCCCATCTCCCAGGGGTTGCCCCCACCGTGCCCGGCCCAGCTCCTCAGCCCCTTGAGCTCCGTGGTTCCCTTCCCTCCGTACTTCCCGGCGCTGCACAAGTTCATCCTCCTGTACCAGGCAAAGCGCGTGGAGGACGAGGCCCAGGGGCGGGAACTGGTCTTTGCTCTGTGGCAGCAACTGGGTGCCGTTCTGAGTGACATCACCCCCGAGGGCCTGGAGATCCTGCTGCCTTTCGTGCTGTCACTCATGTCTGAGGAGCACACGGCCGTGTATACCGCCTGGTACCTATTTGAGCCTGTTGCCAAGGCCCTGGGCCCCAAAAATGCTAATAAGTACCTACTGAAGCCTCTCATTGGTGCCTACGAGAGCCCCTGCCGGCTCCATGGCCGCTTCTACCTGTACACCGACTGCTTCGTGGCCCAGCTGATCGTGCGGCTGGGCCTGCAGGCCTTTCTGGTCCACCTGCTGCCCCACATCCTGCAGGTGCTGGCTGGTGTGGAGGCCTCCCAGGAGGAAAGCAAGGGGCTGGTGGGGGCTGCTGAGGATGAGGAGAGCGGGCTCCCGGGGGCCGGGCCCAGTTCCTGCGCCTTTGGGGAGGAGATGCAGATGGATGGGGAGCCCGCTGCCTCCTCGGGCCTGGGGCTCCCGGACTACACGTCTGGTGTCAGCTTCCATGACCAGGCCGACCTCCCTGAGACAGAGGACTTCCAGGCCGGGCTCTACGTGGCTGAGTCTCCTCAGCCCCAGGAGGCCGAGGCTGTGAGCCTGGGCCGGCTGAGCGACAAGAGCAGCACCAGTGAGACGTCCCTGGGTGAGGAGCGGGTGGCCGACGAAGGCGGCGCCCCAGTGGACAAGAGCAGCCTCAGGTCAGGCGACAGCAGCCAGGACTTGAAGCAAAGCGAGGGCtccgaggaggaagaggaggaggaggatggctgTGTGGtgttggaggagggggaggaggagcaagACGAGGTCCCCGAGGCGGCTGAGCTCACGCTCTCGGACACGGTGCTGTCCATGGATTCGGTTGTGGCCGGTGGCAGCGGGGCCGACGacggggaggaagaagaggagccaCTGACGGAGCAGTCGGAGGGCAAAGAACAGAAGATCCTTCTTG ATACAGCCTGCAAGATGGTCCGCTGGCTGTCCGCCAAGCTTGGTCCAACAGTGGCCTCTCGCCATGTGGCCCGGAACCTGCTCCGCCTGCTGACGTCGTGTTATGTTG GGCCCACCCGGCAGCAGTTCACGGCGAGCAATGGCGAGAGCCCCCCGCTGAGTGCTGGCAACATCTACCAGAAGAGACCCGTCCTGGGGGATATAGTGTCGGGACCCGTGCTCAGCTGCCTCCTCCACGTCGCCCACCTGTACGGGGAGCCCGTCCTCACCTACCAGTACCTGCCCTACATCAGCTACCTG GTGGCCCCGGGCAGCACCTCAGGCCCCAGTCGACTGAACAGCCGCAAGGAGGCGGGGCTGCTGGCCGCGGTGACACTGACCCAGAGCATCATCGTGTACCTGTCAGATACGACGCTCATGGACATCCTGCCCCGGAtcagccatgaggtcctgctgcccGTGCTCAGCTTCCTCACGTCCCTCATCACGGG GTTCCCAAGCGGAGCCCAGGCCCGGACTGTCCTGTGTGTGAAAACCATCAGCCTCATCGCCCTCATCTGCCTGCGCATCGGCCAGGAAATGGTCCAGCAGCACCTGAGTGAGCCTGTGGCCACCTTCTTTCAAGTCTTCTCTTGTCTGCATGATCTTCAGCACCAG GATCGGAAGCTGGAGCCCATGGGCCGCAGTGAGGGCCAGCTGCCGGAGGTGGCCTTCTCTGACGGGCAGCTGCGGCTGGTGGACCCCACCGTGCTGGacgagctgcagaag GTGATATCATCCGGAAAATCATCCCCAACCACGAGCTGGTGGGGCAGCTGGCAGGGCTGTACCTGGAGAGCATCAGCCCAAGCAGTCGCAGCCCTGCCAGCCTGGAGCCCACCGCGCCCAGCACCGGCCCTGAGTGGGACCCCCAGGGAGGGAGCTGCCCCCAGGATGACGGCCACTCGGGGACCTTTGGGAGTGTCCTGGTCGGGAACCGAATCCAGATCCCCGGCGACTCCCAGCCTGAGAGCCCTGGCCCGCTGGGCCCCATCTccggggtgggtggtgggggcgTCGGCAGCCTGA